DNA from Sulfodiicoccus acidiphilus:
ATTGTAAGCTATGTCCCCGTCTAGTGGCGTACACCTCCGAGGTCGCCTCGAGGAAAGTGAGACGCTTCTCCCACTGGGAATACTGGGGAAGGCCTGTGCCTAGTTTCGGTGACCCCGAGGCCACGATCATGATCGTGGGACTAGCTCCAGCCGCCCACGGAGGGAACAGGACAGGAAGGATGTTCACGGGAGACCATTCTGGGGAGTGGCTGTTCAAGGCCCTCCACGAGGTAGGCCTGGCAAATAAGTCGACAAGTATTTCTAGAGACGATGGCCTCCAGGTCAAGGGAGTATACATAACGGCGGTGGTACATTGCGCACCTCCAGATAACAAACCACTCCCCCAGGAGGTGGAGAACTGTCTGAACTACCTCAGGGAGGAGCTTCACTTACTTAATAGAGTTAAGGTGATAGTGGCGCTAGGTAGATTGGCCTTCGATCAGTTGTGTAAGATATATGGTGTGAAGGGCCGGTTCTCCCACGGAAG
Protein-coding regions in this window:
- a CDS encoding uracil-DNA glycosylase; the encoded protein is MNLRLLSERVINCKLCPRLVAYTSEVASRKVRRFSHWEYWGRPVPSFGDPEATIMIVGLAPAAHGGNRTGRMFTGDHSGEWLFKALHEVGLANKSTSISRDDGLQVKGVYITAVVHCAPPDNKPLPQEVENCLNYLREELHLLNRVKVIVALGRLAFDQLCKIYGVKGRFSHGSSVTLPDGRLLIASYHPSARNTNTGKMSWDQWVWVFRRAKELSG